The genomic interval TATTAGAGACAAGCCCTTTATAGAAGCCAATTACccaaatattatattattataattagttGCTATGAAGACGTGAAACAATCCTCAGAGGCAAAAAAAAGggtccaggaatttttttttttttttttttttggtgggactggactttaaactcagggcttcattcttgctaggctgGTATTCTACCGTTTGAGCCccgcctccagcccattttgctctggttattttggagatgggggtctcatgaactatttacccaggctggcctcaaactacaatcctcccagtctcagtctcccaagtagcaaggattacagctgtgagtcactGGCTTCAGGAGTATTTTTGAGACCGTAAAATAATGACATCAACTATGGGGTATCCTAATGATTCCCTACATGGAGGGTAAAAGAGAATAAagggtgctgggcatggtggttcacatttgtaatcccaactatgcaagAGAGGAAAGCAGGGCAAAAAtcaagactccatctgaaaaataaactaaaacaaaaaaggctaggagcatggctcaagtggtagagtacctgcctagcaagcacaaggctctgagttcaatccctagtattgcaaaaaaaaaatgttgtggggagggggagggtggaaGTGGGTAATGAAAGACTCAAGCAGACCCTCTCTTACCTGGGAGATGCTCAAGGAGGGGGAAGGGCAAAGCTCTTCTGGGTTCGGATTGTGCCcgttttccttttctctggccTCAGGAGTTCTCAGAGGCTTCTCTGGGGGTTCTGGATTAGGACAGGCCTCTAAGGAGGCCCTGGGACTTGGAGTCCCAGGGCTCAAGAGGGCCCTGGGGCTGGTGGGTGAGCTCCCTCCAGAGGCTGGAGGGCTGGAGGGCATACTCCCTGAAGAGGGCCTGGGACTTGGAGGGGCTTTGGGTGGAGGAGGCCTACTGGGGGGTGCTGAGGTTCTCTGGGTAGAGGTTTTCTTCTTTGGCTGTTCGGCACCTTCACTAGAAGTGCGGGTCCGGAGGATGACTTCTGGGAGAGATGGTGGCTCCTCTGAAGAGGTCAGGGTTTTGCCTGCTTGCGGGGCTGGAGAGCAAGGGAGAACTTCCTGATGGGACTTGTCACCCTGGCCAGCGTGAGGTGGCTGGGCCTGGTTTGGGCCATTGCAGGCTGGAAGAGGCTCTTCCTCCTCAGCTTCCTCCTCAGAGGAGCTTGCTTCGGACTCATcctcctccatttcctcatcttttgAGGGCTCTTCTTTGGTCTCCAAATTGTCTTCTCCCTGTGCTGCCTCAGGGGCCAGCTCTTCTTCAGCTGCTGGGATGGATTCGCTCTCACTGATCAAGCAGCCTGCAGAGGGACTGGTAGGTGAAGTCAGAGGACTGGTCACAGTAGAATTTCGAACTGGGGAGGAGATGACTAAAGAGCGCCTGCTGCTGCTAAGAAAAGAAGGGCACTTGGATTCAGAAATCACCTGTGTCCTGAAGCAATAATGCATGCacacaataataaaacagaataaagcaACTTGAAATGATGTTAGGGTAATTGGTAATTATGCTTAtgttataaaataatgtaaaaaaatacaaaattatatctGTATCATGATCTCAATTAtctaaaaatatgtaaagaaaagagACTAAGAGAAACAGCAGGTTATTAACAAATATTTCCTCCGGGGAAGAGAACAATGATCCACAGATTTTCTATTTGTGAATTCACCTACTTATTTATTTCAGCCCCAAGTCAATACTTCAGGCGCTTTCCCAGTCATTCGTGGACATGTGTGAATGGTGAAAAATGGCTCACCTGATGCGCACTGTCTCAGCTGAGACTTAACAAGGCAACCATCTGTCTTTCTGTTTCAGCTCTCAGACTGTAAACAACTAGCTCTTTCATCATggctttttgcatttttgtgctTCTTTGGGGTGACTGCTTTTAAAATGGGGCCAAGCTGAAGTGAGTGCCTTACAGAGGAAATGTGTGAGTTAGGCAAACTTCATTCAGGCATGAGTTATGGTGCTGTTGGCTGTAAGTTCAAATATTAAAGAAGCAACGGCTCTATGAAATAATGTCTTTAAGCACTCACATAAAACAAGGTTATGTACTGATTTGTTGATTAAAATGTGACTGGAGGCTTATAGAATCTTAgcactgttttttctttctttctttttttttttttttgtgtggtactgggttttgaactcaaggcctacacctcgagtcactccatcagccctttttttgtgataggctttTTCGAGAtcgggtctctcaaattatttgcctggactggctttgaaccaggatcctcctgatctctgcctcctaagtagctaggattacaggcatgagccactggcacccagctaacgTGTTTTCTGAATGGCAATGGTTTAGTATTTATGTCTATGGCAACTCTATCGAACCTAATCACCATGAAAAACACAAATCAACTATGACATTTACccagtacctactgtgtgctatGTACTGTGTTGAGTATTTCTCTAGCCAACATCAGCTTGATTCCTCCTTCACCTCCTTGTGTGCCTCCTTTGTACTGCCCACCAATGGATTAAGCAACCCACAAATATGTACTTGACAGGCTCCAACTATGTGCTGTTGTCTTGGGCATAAGGATGGAGATGGGAGCCAAGAAACTTAGGTCAAGCCCTGTGGGAGTTTCTGATGTGGGATATGAGGCATGACAGGTTCTTTCTAACACAAGCATTCCAAGAGTCCCTAAGTTTAGAAGGACATAAGCAAAAAATCCAATTTCTGGACATGTCAGTGTGATGGTAAGTTTGGAAAGAAAGGAAGTTACAGAGAACTCTGGCTTTCAGTGCTACAAGACAGGAGAAATGAAGCTTTTGGAattgaacaaaaagaaatttctttaagaAGTCTACATTGACTCtacagcaaatttttttttttaagtctgtaattagggctggtggagtggttcaagtggtagagcacctgcctagcaagtgtgaggccctcagttcaaaccccagtactgccaaaaaaaaaaaaaagtttgtaactAATTGCTAAATGAGAAGTGCAAACAACAAATGAGTCCTAGTCTTCTTTCCAGTCCCAAGCTCAGGTTCACCACCTGCTGAAAGCCCTCCCTAACCATCCACATGTAGGCAGTTACTTACCTCTCTGGAATTCCTACTGGTCTCTGGCATTTAGCATGTGCAAGCTtatctcctttcttccttgtCTCCTTAAGCATATTTTCTAAACTTGAAACTTTTTGTAAGTCACATTAGGGAAAAGTCAAGTCTCCCTTGTTATTGGATCCCTAAGACCCATCATAAGACCTTGTACACAGAAGGAGCTTGAAGAAACTTCCTGAACAAAAGCTTCTGAATGACCAAAGCATCACATTCTGCAGGGCCACTGAACTGATGACACTTTCCAGTGTGAAGAATGTCCCAAAGCAAAAgacatcacacaaaaaaagtagagaaagcaTGCCAGAACAGATTGGGGAAAGACATTTGCAATGCATACAAGTAAAGGATTAGTACCtagaaatgccaaaaaaaaacccctcatatAAGccaatttttccaaaaaaaagcTCACAACCCGATTGAAAACTAGGAAAATTGCGGGGACCTTAAATCACCAATAACATGAAAAGATACGCAGGGAGGGTATTGAGCTGTGGCTTAagactgcaaagaattccattTCCTATCCATAGCTTGGAAGAATTAAGAAGTGTGACAATTTCacacacagcaagaaggtggAACCTTGTGGGCTTGTGTTCGTCACTGGAACGGTCACTTGGAAGAACAATTTGGCAATGTCTAGTAAGGCTGATGAAGCCGGCGACAGTCTGACAGCAGTTCCACTCCAGATCAAGACCTAAAGGAACTCAGGGTAATATTCACGAGGAGAAACGTACATGCTTCTTGCAACATATTTGAAATAgcaaaaaaactggaaaataagcTAAATGCCCAATAGCAGGAACAGGGATAAATAAATCATGACTTGGCACACAAGAGCATCAATAACACTTCAAGCAAAGCTAGCAACATGTAGCAACAAAGAGCAATTTCTCAAGAGatactaagaaaacaaaagaagttaCACTAtagtcccagcatttgggaggctgacaggggaggatcacttgagctcagatcacttgaacccaggagttcaagaccagtctgggcaacacagtAAAACCCTATGGGGTGGGGGGGTCGGGAgtgtggtacatgactgtaatcccagactCGGGAGGCTGATGTAGGACTGTGAATTCAAAGCCAACGTTTTGCTTACTGAAATAACCTAATGAGTCTCCTCTATTTTGGTCCTCTTTTGATCTCTTTTCCCTTGCTGCAACGCTAATGATCTTTCTGAAAGGCAAATCTCTTTATGCCATTCTCCTATGAAACCctctcaaggccctaagttcaatccccagcacagtaaataaatataaataaataataataaaaacaataaaaccttcTCATGCTTCCCATTTTCCACAGCAAACAATAAAGCTCTCTCCATGACTTGTAAGGAGGTCATCAGTGACTTGGCTCCCCATTTCTGCCACTCCCCACTTTCCCAGCATTGCACTGCATCAGTGGCAGGTCTGTCTGTCTGCTCTCCTGGCCAGCTGCTGTGCATTTGTCAGGTTTCCAACTTGGCTTGTTCCAGCAAATCTTTCCTGATTCCACAAGACTGGATCAAgtgttccttttctgtttttcctgggTTTATCCCAAGGAAAAAAGTACTTACCAATCGAAGTACTTTATCCTTCTTTTGTAATTGTCTTTTTTCCCCCCCAGTACTGAataatgaactcagggcctcatgctttgcaAACACTACCACAACCCAAGTTGTAATTGCCTCTTTACTTTTTTGTCTCCTCCATTAAACTTTGATAACcttgaagagaaagagaagagagagagagagagaaagacagagagagagagagagagagagagagagacagagacagccagcctgggctacataacaagaccctgtctcaaaaaaaaccccaaaaagttgCAGAAAAATACCTACAGTATAAGACAacttatataaaatgtaaaaacatgcaaaacaatgtttaatgtgtaaaataaaagtaaaaatacatgcatgaaaataataaatactaaataTAATATGTCAGTTACCTTTGGTAGGAACAGCAACAGAATGTAAGTGAAGGACACTGGGAGCTTCAACTACATTTACAGGAGTTAATTTCTTCAATTTGGTGGTGGGTATGTAGATAATTTTTGTATTATTCATTATACCTTTAGTTATGTCTGAAATacttaatgaaatgaaaaataactgataGGGGGCATATCACAAACAGCAAGCACAATGACCATGAACATAAAGGAAAGGCCTGGATTTTGAACTGGAGATGAGGATGTTGATATGCTCATACACAGGACAAGTGAACAAGGAAGTCACTCACCTTGACAGTCCCTTCACCACAAAGACCTTGTTGGAATGCTGCTTCTCCAGTTTGCTCATCACCTCATAGAGATTGTGGTTCAGCTAGAGCCAGCAAGAAAGAAGGGGTTGCTGGCTAAATGGAAACCCCAAACTGTCCTCCAGGCAGCTTTCCCAAATGGCAccttctcacccttccactctgaCCTGTAATTCCTTCTCATCTCCCTAAGCACTAGCCTCCAGGGGCCCATCCCACCACCCCTTCTTTGCTTCATGGTGCCCTGAAGTCTACCGCTTCTATCAGCCTGGCAGCTTTGTCCAAGCAGAGTCTATAACTGTTTGATTTGAGGTTCCACCTTCTCTTACGTGATCCAGGGAATGAAAACTCAGCTTAATATTAACTAGGCAAATCATTATTTAGCCAAAGAAACTGTGGAAGGAATATGTGTGGCTGTGTGTGAATATATTAGAGTAGCAAGAATCTCAGACTAGCAAAGACCTCATGAGATCATGTGACATGGCTGCCTGTCACTGGCAGAACTGGTGCTACTCAAGTTCAACCACCTGAGAAACTGACTTCTACTTAGACActgccctccccactccccagaaaaaaacagagattttACAACCCCATTTCCATTTGTCTTCCAAAGGGCTTAACCTCTTTATTCATGTAGAAGCTTGAGTTCAGATGCTTTTAAGCAGTAGTTAGGGGAAATGGAGAGGCCCCTCTGATAATGTACATAGGCTCTTTGATATAGTTCAACCCAGTCAATCAAATGCTGTTATTTAATCATGACATAAAAGTCAATATCTGTATGGTCAATAtggatatttaaagaaattatgtAAATTAGAGCTATCTTTACATTTACTAAAAAAATCCACTAAAGTGTTTCTCACCTTGCTCATCTCCCTGTAGAAGACATCCCTCAAGTTGGAAATGTTTTGGAAGATGGTCACATAACAGCCAATACGACTATCAGGAggcaaaacaacaaacacaaacagGTCAGGGATAGTAGAGGTCTTTGTTCAAAATACCAGTAGGTATTTTCTGTATGCATTAAAGCATATTCTGTACAATGAAAACAGAACTGTACAATGAAAATGGAATACAAATGGAGTTTCTGCTCAGATTTTCTCCCATGTGGAAAATGTAAATCTGGAACGTGTTCATCTAGTGTGAAGCAAGGCACTTTCAATAATGCAAATGACCAGCTAATCATCTATGTAAATCTGGATACTCATGAACAAAGCTCTTTGAAAAAACACACTTGAGCAGGACCACAGATCCTTGCAGTGTGCATGACAGGCCATTACTTGCCAAGATCTCTCCTACCCAAGAAGCATTTTGTCTTCAGACCCAGACAAGCTGGCAGGGCAAGCACGGTTATCTTTGTATTGGAGGTGAAGAAATCTGGGCCTAGGAGATAAGGTGGCTTGCTAGCAAGTTAGTGGCAGGGCTGAGGCTCCATCCCACTCTTGGATCAGGGCTCTTTACATCAGGTGCCCTAGGGTGAGCTGCCAGGCCgtcctctctgagtctcagctgttaCCTATTATAAAGAATAGGCAGCTCCTCCAGTAGTTCCTGGTTCAGATCTTCAAACACAGTCTGGGCCTTGGTGAATTCCTCCTCCGCCTAAGTGGTAAGAGAGATACGACAATCCCCCTCCATCCTGAACTCAAGGTTAGAGGCTGCTCTGCATTTTTTTCTGGGAGGAGACTTATTTGGAACCATTCCCCCTCCTCTGCTTCCCCAGATCTGTGCCCTCCCAGCCTCAAGACTGACTGTCCTTACATCAGTGTCAGAAGAAACCAGATTTCCCTCAGTTCACTGGATGTTGAATTTATCATTTCCTGAACCCATCTTGGCCCAGTCACCTGCCATCACTCAGTAGGAGGGAGAACAGGAAGATTTTACCAGGTTTGTTTTGTTACCTTGGCAGTCTTGGCCTCATCTTTCTTCTTAGCATTCTGCACCGCCTCCAGGTGGTGTCGGGCACTGTCATAGTCCACAAGTTTCCGACCCCGTTTGGCAATTCTTTCCTAACCAGAGTGTGGTATTTTCTTGTCAGTGGCCAGGATGTGCGAAACAGAGTATCAAGCAGAGAAGCAAGGTTCTTGGGTCTTATTATACAATTTTACTTTCTATAGGGGTTTTATACCCCCAGGGATTTCCTTCACTATCTTAGAAGAATGGGGATTCTCAGGCGGAGCTAGAGCAAGAGGCAACGCTACAGAGCACGTGGGAATTTCACTATGTTTTAAGAGCCCGTTATAAACTGGTTCAGCCTCCAGGAGAAACAGTCTAAACTGAAGGGCGGGGGCTGAGGCCTTGACTTGGCTGATTCATTGATCCACGGGGCCCAAATGCAGCTCACTGAAACCTAAGTTTAAATGTAATCTCCACATTACCTCCAGTCTTCCTTCCTAACCTCTTGTCTAACCCTCAACCCTAATCCTTCTGCTGATCTACCCAACTTTACTCTTTGCCTATatctcgagccactccaccagtcctttattttttattttttatttttggtaaagggtctttttgagatagggtctcgtgaactatttccctgggctgactttgaatcgagatcctcctgatctctgcctcctgagtagctaggattacaggtgtgagccactggctcccagcttccCAACTTCATTCCTAACCAAGTGCTCTACTTGTAATGTTTAACCTGATACATTTTCTAACTGGCATGGGCCATCTACCACCTAGCCTTGACTCTGTAGATCACATACCTTAACCTCACTGAACTGGGCCACATAGTTTTCCATGGTCCTCACGGCCTGGTCAGCCAGTTTCTCTTCATAGTCTTCCCAAAGGAGGTCATTGTTCTGTGGGATAGAGGCAGAGGCTTGGTGAGGGCCCCACTTCTCAACTACTGCCTACCAGGGGAAATACCCAAAGTCTccctgcaaaagaaaagagaacatttttGTAGCATTGTATTTGGACTACAAAGTTATATGATATGCTTAAAATAGATTGTTAGATTCTGGGGAagagccagaaaaagaaaagaggaactaCTCTACAGGAGACTGAACAGACTGAGAGGGGAGAATAGAAACACCCATTCTGCCAGGACTTAAGAGCCTAGAGCATAGGGGAGATTGGGAATACTTAGCTGCATAAGGTTAGTTTTCAGAAAGAACTCATTTTTAGGAGGTTAAGACTTCTATAATGTCTTCAAGATGGGAAAGAGG from Castor canadensis chromosome 8, mCasCan1.hap1v2, whole genome shotgun sequence carries:
- the Bin2 gene encoding bridging integrator 2 isoform X4 — its product is MAEGKAGGAAGLFAKQVQKKFSRAQEKVLQKLGKTVETKDERFEQSASNFYQQQAEGHKLYKDLKNFLSAVKVMHESSKRVSETLQEIYSSEWDGHEELKAIVGNNDLLWEDYEEKLADQAVRTMENYVAQFSEVKERIAKRGRKLVDYDSARHHLEAVQNAKKKDEAKTAKAEEEFTKAQTVFEDLNQELLEELPILYNSRIGCYVTIFQNISNLRDVFYREMSKLNHNLYEVMSKLEKQHSNKVFVVKGLSSSRRSLVISSPVRNSTVTSPLTSPTSPSAGCLISESESIPAAEEELAPEAAQGEDNLETKEEPSKDEEMEEDESEASSSEEEAEEEEPLPACNGPNQAQPPHAGQGDKSHQEVLPCSPAPQAGKTLTSSEEPPSLPEVILRTRTSSEGAEQPKKKTSTQRTSAPPSRPPPPKAPPSPRPSSGSMPSSPPASGGSSPTSPRALLSPGTPSPRASLEACPNPEPPEKPLRTPEAREKENGHNPNPEELCPSPSLSISQVSSAPGEVRKMEGKEEDNKLISADSPEGQDLQLPISADPGENNVSAPEPQEEVSTSQDTEL
- the Bin2 gene encoding bridging integrator 2 isoform X2 → MAEGKAGGAAGLFAKQVQKKFSRAQEKVLQKLGKTVETKDERFEQSASNFYQQQAEGHKLYKDLKNFLSAVKVMHESSKRVSETLQEIYSSEWDGHEELKAIVGNNDLLWEDYEEKLADQAVRTMENYVAQFSEVKERIAKRGRKLVDYDSARHHLEAVQNAKKKDEAKTAKAEEEFTKAQTVFEDLNQELLEELPILYNSRIGCYVTIFQNISNLRDVFYREMSKLNHNLYEVMSKLEKQHSNKVFVVKGLSSSRRSLVISSPVRNSTVTSPLTSPTSPSAGCLISESESIPAAEEELAPEAAQGEDNLETKEEPSKDEEMEEDESEASSSEEEAEEEEPLPACNGPNQAQPPHAGQGDKSHQEVLPCSPAPQAGKTLTSSEEPPSLPEVILRTRTSSEGAEQPKKKTSTQRTSAPPSRPPPPKAPPSPRPSSGSMPSSPPASGGSSPTSPRALLSPGTPSPRASLEACPNPEPPEKPLRTPEAREKENGHNPNPEELCPSPSLSISQVSSAPGEVRKMEGKEEDNKLISADSPEVLNGQDLQLPISADPGENNVSAPEPQEEVSTSQDTEL
- the Bin2 gene encoding bridging integrator 2 isoform X3, which encodes MAEGKAGGAAGLFAKQVQKKFSRAQEKVLQKLGKTVETKDERFEQSASNFYQQQAEGHKLYKDLKNFLSAVKVMHESSKRVSETLQEIYSSEWDGHEELKAIVGNNDLLWEDYEEKLADQAVRTMENYVAQFSEVKERIAKRGRKLVDYDSARHHLEAVQNAKKKDEAKTAKAEEEFTKAQTVFEDLNQELLEELPILYNSRIGCYVTIFQNISNLRDVFYREMSKLNHNLYEVMSKLEKQHSNKVFVVKGLSSSSRRSLVISSPVRNSTVTSPLTSPTSPSAGCLISESESIPAAEEELAPEAAQGEDNLETKEEPSKDEEMEEDESEASSSEEEAEEEEPLPACNGPNQAQPPHAGQGDKSHQEVLPCSPAPQAGKTLTSSEEPPSLPEVILRTRTSSEGAEQPKKKTSTQRTSAPPSRPPPPKAPPSPRPSSGSMPSSPPASGGSSPTSPRALLSPGTPSPRASLEACPNPEPPEKPLRTPEAREKENGHNPNPEELCPSPSLSISQVSSAPGEVRKMEGKEEDNKLISADSPEGQDLQLPISADPGENNVSAPEPQEEVSTSQDTEL
- the Bin2 gene encoding bridging integrator 2 isoform X1, producing the protein MAEGKAGGAAGLFAKQVQKKFSRAQEKVLQKLGKTVETKDERFEQSASNFYQQQAEGHKLYKDLKNFLSAVKVMHESSKRVSETLQEIYSSEWDGHEELKAIVGNNDLLWEDYEEKLADQAVRTMENYVAQFSEVKERIAKRGRKLVDYDSARHHLEAVQNAKKKDEAKTAKAEEEFTKAQTVFEDLNQELLEELPILYNSRIGCYVTIFQNISNLRDVFYREMSKLNHNLYEVMSKLEKQHSNKVFVVKGLSSSSRRSLVISSPVRNSTVTSPLTSPTSPSAGCLISESESIPAAEEELAPEAAQGEDNLETKEEPSKDEEMEEDESEASSSEEEAEEEEPLPACNGPNQAQPPHAGQGDKSHQEVLPCSPAPQAGKTLTSSEEPPSLPEVILRTRTSSEGAEQPKKKTSTQRTSAPPSRPPPPKAPPSPRPSSGSMPSSPPASGGSSPTSPRALLSPGTPSPRASLEACPNPEPPEKPLRTPEAREKENGHNPNPEELCPSPSLSISQVSSAPGEVRKMEGKEEDNKLISADSPEVLNGQDLQLPISADPGENNVSAPEPQEEVSTSQDTEL
- the Bin2 gene encoding bridging integrator 2 isoform X5, whose translation is MHESSKRVSETLQEIYSSEWDGHEELKAIVGNNDLLWEDYEEKLADQAVRTMENYVAQFSEVKERIAKRGRKLVDYDSARHHLEAVQNAKKKDEAKTAKAEEEFTKAQTVFEDLNQELLEELPILYNSRIGCYVTIFQNISNLRDVFYREMSKLNHNLYEVMSKLEKQHSNKVFVVKGLSSSSRRSLVISSPVRNSTVTSPLTSPTSPSAGCLISESESIPAAEEELAPEAAQGEDNLETKEEPSKDEEMEEDESEASSSEEEAEEEEPLPACNGPNQAQPPHAGQGDKSHQEVLPCSPAPQAGKTLTSSEEPPSLPEVILRTRTSSEGAEQPKKKTSTQRTSAPPSRPPPPKAPPSPRPSSGSMPSSPPASGGSSPTSPRALLSPGTPSPRASLEACPNPEPPEKPLRTPEAREKENGHNPNPEELCPSPSLSISQVSSAPGEVRKMEGKEEDNKLISADSPEVLNGQDLQLPISADPGENNVSAPEPQEEVSTSQDTEL